The following proteins come from a genomic window of Pseudomonas putida:
- a CDS encoding Zn-dependent hydrolase codes for MTAAQQALLSTERHVNSERLWQSLMDLARLGATPKGGVCRLALTDLDRQARDLFVEWCEAAGCSVSVDAVGNIFARRPGRNPKLPPVMTGSHIDTQPTGGKFDGCFGVMAGLEVIRTLNDLGIETEAPLEVVVWTNEEGSRFAPCMMGSGVFAGKFTLEETLAKRDAQGVSMGEALTAIGYAGQRAVLGHPVGAYFEAHIEQGPILEDQAKTIGVVLGALGQKWFDLTLRGVEAHAGPTPMHLRKDALVGAAAVVEAVNRAALGHQPHACGTVGCLQAYPGSRNVIPGEVRMTLDFRHLEGERLDSMIADVRAVIEATCAKHGLSHELIPTADFPALYFDRSCVDAVRDSAQTLGLPHMDIVSGAGHDAIFLAELGPAGMIFVPCENGISHNEIENATPQDLAAGCAVLLRAMLAASEAIASGRLAA; via the coding sequence TGGACCTCGCCCGCCTCGGTGCCACACCCAAGGGTGGTGTCTGCCGCCTGGCGCTGACCGACCTCGACCGCCAGGCCCGCGACCTGTTCGTCGAGTGGTGCGAGGCTGCCGGTTGCAGCGTCAGTGTCGATGCCGTCGGCAATATCTTTGCCCGCCGCCCAGGCCGCAATCCCAAGCTGCCACCGGTGATGACCGGCAGCCACATCGACACTCAGCCCACCGGGGGCAAGTTCGATGGCTGCTTTGGGGTGATGGCGGGCCTTGAGGTGATCCGCACGCTCAATGACCTGGGCATCGAGACCGAAGCACCGCTGGAGGTAGTGGTATGGACCAACGAGGAAGGCTCGCGCTTTGCGCCCTGCATGATGGGCTCGGGGGTGTTTGCCGGCAAATTCACCCTGGAGGAAACCTTGGCCAAGCGTGACGCCCAGGGCGTGAGCATGGGCGAGGCGTTGACTGCCATCGGCTACGCCGGCCAGCGGGCAGTGCTTGGCCACCCGGTAGGCGCGTATTTCGAAGCCCATATCGAGCAGGGACCGATCCTTGAAGACCAGGCCAAGACCATCGGTGTGGTGCTTGGGGCGCTGGGGCAAAAGTGGTTCGACCTGACCCTGCGCGGCGTTGAAGCCCATGCCGGTCCTACGCCGATGCACCTGCGCAAGGATGCACTGGTCGGCGCTGCGGCAGTGGTGGAGGCGGTCAACCGGGCAGCGCTGGGCCATCAGCCGCATGCCTGTGGCACGGTCGGTTGCCTGCAGGCCTACCCCGGCTCACGCAACGTGATCCCGGGCGAAGTGCGCATGACCCTGGACTTTCGTCACCTCGAAGGTGAGCGGCTGGACTCGATGATCGCCGACGTGCGGGCAGTGATTGAGGCCACCTGTGCCAAGCACGGGCTGAGCCATGAACTGATCCCTACGGCCGACTTTCCAGCGCTGTACTTCGACCGCAGTTGCGTCGATGCCGTGCGCGATTCTGCGCAGACCTTGGGCCTGCCGCACATGGATATCGTCAGCGGGGCAGGGCATGACGCGATCTTCCTGGCCGAGTTGGGGCCGGCGGGGATGATCTTCGTGCCTTGTGAAAACGGCATTAGCCACAACGAAATCGAGAACGCCACCCCGCAAGACCTGGCCGCGGGCTGTGCGGTGTTGCTGCGGGCCATGCTGGCGGCGTCGGAGGCGATCGCCAGCGGGCGGCTGGCGGCTTGA
- a CDS encoding ribonuclease Z yields MDLLFLGTSAGVPTKARNVSATAVIEASGSHWYLVDCGEGTQHQLLHTPLSVRDLRAIFITHVHGDHCFGLPGLLASAGMSGRTAPLDLVLPAALHDWVRLSLAASDSFLPFELRLLAVEQLGEWRSDTLAVSTVQLSHRVPSVAFVFTELNPEPRLDVQRLDAEGIPRGPLWGELAKGLTVEHAGRMLHGRDYLRASRPARRVIVCGDNDNPELLAEAAKDVDVLVHEATFTQPIIARTGVSFGHSSAAAVARFAETAGVRNLVLTHFSARYQPDPRRSPCIDEVREEAQVHYSGNLTLAQDLQRYHIGRDGCLGRVTGI; encoded by the coding sequence TTGGACCTGCTGTTTCTGGGCACCTCGGCCGGGGTGCCCACCAAGGCGCGCAACGTCAGTGCCACCGCCGTGATCGAAGCCAGCGGCAGCCACTGGTACCTGGTCGATTGCGGCGAAGGTACGCAGCATCAACTGCTGCATACCCCATTGTCGGTCCGCGACCTGCGCGCCATTTTCATCACCCATGTACACGGCGACCATTGCTTCGGCCTGCCGGGCCTGCTGGCCAGCGCCGGCATGAGCGGGCGCACGGCGCCGCTGGACCTGGTGCTGCCGGCCGCCTTGCACGACTGGGTGCGCCTGAGCCTGGCCGCCAGTGATTCCTTCCTGCCGTTCGAGCTGCGTTTGCTGGCGGTCGAGCAGCTGGGCGAATGGCGAAGCGATACGCTTGCGGTCAGCACCGTACAGCTGTCGCACCGGGTGCCCAGCGTTGCTTTCGTGTTCACCGAGCTGAACCCCGAGCCGCGCCTTGACGTGCAGCGCCTGGATGCCGAAGGTATCCCGCGTGGCCCGCTGTGGGGCGAGCTTGCCAAGGGCCTGACGGTAGAACACGCGGGGCGAATGCTGCATGGCCGGGACTACCTGCGCGCCTCGCGGCCGGCACGGCGGGTGATCGTCTGCGGCGACAACGACAACCCCGAGCTGTTGGCAGAGGCGGCGAAAGACGTTGATGTGCTGGTGCACGAAGCGACATTCACACAACCGATCATCGCCCGCACAGGTGTGAGCTTCGGCCACAGCAGTGCGGCAGCGGTGGCGCGCTTTGCCGAAACGGCCGGTGTGCGCAACCTGGTGCTGACGCACTTCAGTGCCCGCTATCAGCCGGACCCTCGGCGCAGCCCGTGCATTGACGAGGTAAGGGAAGAGGCGCAGGTCCATTACAGCGGCAACCTGACCCTGGCCCAGGACCTGCAGCGTTACCACATCGGGCGCGATGGGTGCCTGGGCCGCGTCACGGGTATCTAG
- a CDS encoding lipocalin family protein — translation MAMRTALIVSCMTLALAGCAGSSDEHRAPPTTQQVDLQRYQGTWYEQARLPMFFQRNCVQSEANYGLREDGRIDVTNRCKEKDGQWNEAKGIAEAQQPGKTDKLWVTFDNWFSRLAPSLTKGEYWVLYHDKDYRVALVGHPNREYLWLLSRTPVINDQTREQMLAIAQKQGYDTSELIWRQGDDAVKP, via the coding sequence ATGGCGATGCGTACAGCCCTGATTGTTTCCTGCATGACACTGGCCCTGGCGGGCTGCGCCGGTTCGAGCGATGAGCATCGCGCGCCACCGACCACACAGCAGGTCGACCTGCAGCGCTACCAGGGTACCTGGTACGAACAGGCGCGCTTGCCAATGTTCTTCCAGCGCAACTGCGTGCAGTCTGAAGCCAACTATGGCTTGCGCGAAGACGGTCGCATCGATGTGACCAACCGCTGCAAGGAAAAGGACGGCCAGTGGAACGAGGCCAAAGGCATTGCCGAAGCCCAGCAGCCGGGCAAGACCGACAAGCTGTGGGTCACCTTCGACAACTGGTTCAGCCGCCTGGCGCCAAGCTTGACCAAGGGCGAGTACTGGGTGCTGTATCACGACAAGGACTATCGCGTAGCACTGGTCGGGCATCCCAACCGCGAGTACCTGTGGCTGCTGTCGCGCACCCCGGTCATCAACGACCAGACCCGCGAGCAGATGCTGGCCATTGCCCAGAAACAGGGCTATGACACCAGCGAGCTGATCTGGCGGCAGGGCGATGATGCAGTAAAACCCTGA
- a CDS encoding crotonase/enoyl-CoA hydratase family protein, which produces MTEYSAFKVELTDNIAHVQINRPEKINAMNAAFWEEIVDIFQWIDDTDAVRAVVISGAGKHFSSGIDLMMLASLAGQMGKDVGRNARLLRRTILRLQASFNAVDNCRKPVLAAIQGYCIGGAIDLVSACDMRYCSTDAQFSIKEIDMGMAADVGTLQRLPRIIGDGIMRELAFTGRNVAADEALRIGLVNRVYDDQAALLDGVFAIAREIAAKSPIAVAGTKEMLSYMRDHRIDDGLEYIATWNAAMLQSEDLRVAVAAHMSKQKPTFAD; this is translated from the coding sequence GTGACCGAGTACAGCGCATTCAAGGTCGAACTGACCGACAACATCGCCCATGTGCAGATCAACCGCCCTGAAAAGATCAACGCCATGAATGCTGCCTTCTGGGAAGAGATCGTCGATATCTTCCAGTGGATCGACGACACCGATGCGGTGCGCGCCGTGGTCATCAGCGGTGCGGGCAAGCATTTTTCCTCGGGTATCGACTTGATGATGCTGGCCTCGCTGGCCGGCCAGATGGGCAAGGACGTTGGCCGTAACGCGCGCCTGCTGCGCCGCACCATCCTGCGTCTGCAGGCCTCCTTCAATGCCGTGGACAACTGCCGCAAGCCCGTGCTGGCGGCCATCCAGGGCTACTGCATTGGTGGAGCCATCGACCTGGTATCGGCCTGCGACATGCGCTATTGCAGCACGGACGCGCAGTTCTCGATCAAGGAAATCGACATGGGCATGGCCGCAGATGTCGGCACCCTGCAACGTTTGCCACGTATCATCGGCGACGGCATCATGCGCGAGCTGGCCTTCACCGGGCGTAACGTTGCGGCCGATGAGGCGCTGCGCATCGGCCTGGTCAACCGGGTCTATGATGATCAGGCTGCATTGCTCGACGGGGTCTTTGCCATTGCCCGCGAGATTGCCGCAAAATCACCGATCGCTGTGGCGGGCACCAAGGAGATGCTCAGCTACATGCGTGACCATCGCATCGATGATGGCCTGGAGTACATCGCCACCTGGAACGCCGCCATGCTGCAGTCCGAAGATTTGCGCGTGGCTGTGGCGGCGCACATGAGCAAACAGAAACCGACGTTCGCCGACTGA
- the nudC gene encoding NAD(+) diphosphatase, whose protein sequence is MSARWTSAVLDPQITGGWAVARSPEGFLVDANGALFPRDWLKRQDLDVLAEHGIGHFDGEPVFLLELRSTAEVPGCGWRGLRSFMLEGDFDLYKVLGYAAQIGTWAREHRFCGSCGQPMTQIRWERAMYCQPCDLRSYPRISPSMIVLVTRGDEILLARSPRFVTGVYSTLAGFAEPGESAEDCLVREVREEVAVEVTNIQYVGSQCWPFPHSMMLGFHAEYAGGEIVMQPDEIEDARWFNVHDLPPLPAGRSIARYLIDLYVARRSGLPEPVLPR, encoded by the coding sequence ATGTCAGCACGCTGGACTAGCGCAGTACTCGACCCGCAGATCACCGGGGGCTGGGCCGTCGCCCGCAGCCCGGAAGGGTTTTTGGTGGACGCCAACGGCGCGCTGTTCCCCCGCGACTGGCTCAAGCGCCAGGACCTGGATGTGCTGGCCGAGCACGGCATCGGCCATTTCGACGGCGAGCCGGTGTTCCTGCTGGAGCTGCGCAGCACCGCCGAGGTGCCCGGTTGCGGCTGGCGCGGCCTGCGGTCGTTCATGCTCGAAGGTGATTTCGATCTGTATAAAGTGCTTGGCTACGCCGCGCAGATCGGCACCTGGGCGCGTGAGCACCGTTTCTGTGGCAGCTGCGGCCAACCGATGACGCAGATCCGCTGGGAGCGGGCGATGTACTGCCAGCCCTGCGACCTGCGCAGCTACCCACGCATTTCGCCGAGCATGATCGTGCTGGTGACCCGTGGCGACGAAATCCTGCTGGCCCGGTCGCCGCGCTTCGTCACTGGCGTTTACAGCACCCTCGCAGGCTTTGCCGAACCAGGCGAGTCGGCCGAGGACTGCCTCGTGCGGGAAGTGCGTGAAGAGGTGGCGGTTGAGGTCACCAACATCCAGTACGTCGGCAGCCAGTGCTGGCCGTTCCCGCATTCGATGATGCTGGGCTTCCATGCCGAGTATGCCGGCGGCGAGATCGTCATGCAGCCGGACGAGATCGAAGACGCCAGGTGGTTCAACGTGCACGACCTGCCACCGCTGCCAGCCGGGCGCTCCATCGCCCGGTACCTGATCGATCTGTATGTCGCCAGACGTTCAGGCCTGCCCGAACCAGTGTTGCCACGCTAG
- a CDS encoding TSUP family transporter: protein MPFELTVEPLTLLILALVAFVAGFIDAIAGGGGLLTTPALLTAGMPPHLVLGTNKLSSTFGSATAGFTYYKRKLFHPAQWRPALFATLVGALIGAVVAHYMPAEWLNKMLPVIVFACGIYLLFGGTPKAPLDADAPIRKKWQFPQGFTLGFYDGVAGPGTGAFWTVSTLLLYPIDLVRASGVARSMNFVSNIAALTVFIISGQVDYVVGLCMGLSVMVGAFFGARTAISGGSKFIRPVFITVVLALTVRLAWQHWFGQA, encoded by the coding sequence ATGCCCTTCGAACTCACCGTAGAACCACTAACCCTGCTGATCCTCGCCCTGGTCGCCTTCGTCGCCGGTTTCATCGACGCCATCGCCGGCGGAGGTGGCCTGCTCACCACCCCGGCACTGCTCACCGCCGGCATGCCGCCACACCTGGTGCTGGGCACCAACAAGCTCAGTTCGACCTTCGGCTCGGCCACCGCAGGCTTCACCTACTACAAGCGCAAGCTGTTCCACCCGGCGCAGTGGCGCCCCGCCTTGTTCGCCACGCTGGTCGGCGCGCTGATCGGGGCGGTCGTCGCCCACTACATGCCGGCCGAATGGCTGAACAAGATGCTGCCGGTGATCGTCTTCGCCTGCGGCATCTACCTGCTGTTCGGGGGTACGCCCAAAGCGCCGCTGGATGCCGATGCGCCGATCAGGAAGAAGTGGCAGTTCCCGCAGGGCTTCACTCTGGGCTTCTACGATGGCGTGGCCGGGCCCGGCACCGGTGCTTTCTGGACCGTGAGCACCCTGCTGCTCTACCCCATCGACCTGGTCCGCGCCAGCGGCGTGGCGCGCAGCATGAACTTCGTCAGCAACATCGCGGCGTTGACGGTGTTCATCATTTCCGGGCAGGTGGATTACGTCGTCGGCCTGTGCATGGGCCTTTCGGTGATGGTCGGCGCGTTCTTCGGCGCACGCACGGCGATCAGTGGCGGCAGCAAGTTCATCCGCCCGGTGTTCATCACCGTGGTGCTGGCGCTGACCGTGCGCCTAGCGTGGCAACACTGGTTCGGGCAGGCCTGA
- a CDS encoding alpha/beta fold hydrolase, whose product MSYVTTKDGVQIFYKDWGPRDAQVIHFHHGWPLSADDWDSQLLFFLAQGFRVVAHDRRGHGRSSQVWDGHDMDHYADDVAAVVEHLGIQGAVHVGHSTGGGEVVRYMARYPGDKVAKAVLIAAVPPLMVQTPDNPGGLPKSVFDGFQAQVASNRAQFYRDVPTGPFYGYNRPGAEPAEGVIANWWRQGMIGSAKAHYDGIVAFSQTDFTEDLKKIQQPVLVMHGDDDQIVPYENSGPLSAKLLPNGTLKTYKGFPHGMPTTHADVINADLLAFIRS is encoded by the coding sequence ATGAGCTACGTGACCACGAAGGATGGTGTTCAGATCTTCTACAAGGACTGGGGCCCGCGCGATGCGCAGGTCATCCACTTCCATCACGGCTGGCCGCTCAGTGCCGACGACTGGGATTCACAACTGCTGTTCTTCCTCGCCCAGGGCTTCCGTGTCGTGGCCCATGATCGCCGCGGCCACGGCCGCTCCAGCCAGGTATGGGACGGCCATGACATGGACCACTACGCCGATGACGTGGCCGCCGTGGTCGAGCACCTGGGTATACAGGGTGCGGTGCATGTCGGCCACTCCACCGGAGGCGGCGAAGTGGTGCGCTACATGGCCCGCTACCCAGGCGACAAGGTGGCCAAAGCGGTGCTGATCGCCGCCGTACCGCCCTTGATGGTGCAAACGCCAGACAACCCCGGCGGCTTGCCCAAGTCGGTGTTCGATGGCTTCCAGGCACAGGTGGCGAGTAACCGGGCACAGTTCTACCGCGATGTGCCGACCGGGCCGTTCTATGGCTATAACCGGCCCGGTGCCGAGCCGGCCGAAGGGGTCATTGCCAATTGGTGGCGCCAAGGCATGATCGGCAGCGCCAAAGCGCACTACGACGGAATCGTGGCGTTTTCCCAGACTGACTTCACCGAAGACCTGAAGAAGATCCAGCAACCAGTGCTGGTGATGCATGGCGATGATGACCAGATCGTTCCCTATGAAAATTCCGGCCCGCTGTCGGCCAAGCTGCTGCCCAATGGCACATTGAAGACCTACAAGGGCTTCCCGCACGGCATGCCGACAACCCATGCCGATGTGATCAATGCGGATTTGCTGGCCTTTATCCGAAGCTGA
- a CDS encoding glutamine synthetase family protein, with amino-acid sequence MTTTTTGFADLLSEVRAFRARYPEVRHVDLLSLDIPGHFYGKRYPIDMLEKVAAGSPLKLPQNCVLLGVQGGLFPIGDYCFNDGDPDALRRLVPGTLKPVSWEREPLGQMLISSDGTASPIEFEPREVLARVLQRFERRGIRPVVAFELEFYLLDRALKQGLPQFPRDPFSDDPDDQPNMHIERLSRFSDVLRDMVDTANAQGVDANVITAELGPGQFEINFGHCDDGLRAADWAALFCRSTRGVALKHGLRASFMSKPYLQAPGSGMHVHVSLYDMAGHNLLAADQQRPLRHAVAGCLALLPHCMPIFAANHNAFRRYGAMVNAASRASWGFEDRDACIRIPESDARNVRIEHRLAGADANPYLVLAAILCGMEHGLDAAQEPIAPLNEDRASGVDFPKEMLGAVAAMRGHPAVNEGLGEEFVMVYCENKRQDHLAFMQEVSAREYRWFL; translated from the coding sequence ATGACAACAACAACGACAGGCTTTGCCGATCTGCTCAGTGAAGTCCGCGCCTTCCGCGCCCGTTACCCCGAAGTACGCCACGTCGACCTGCTGAGCCTAGACATCCCCGGGCATTTCTACGGCAAGCGCTACCCCATCGACATGCTGGAAAAGGTCGCCGCCGGCAGCCCGCTGAAACTGCCGCAGAACTGCGTGCTGCTGGGCGTGCAAGGCGGGCTGTTCCCGATTGGCGACTACTGCTTCAACGACGGCGACCCGGACGCCCTGCGGCGCCTGGTGCCCGGCACACTCAAGCCGGTCAGCTGGGAGCGCGAACCGCTGGGCCAGATGCTGATCAGCTCCGACGGCACCGCCTCGCCCATCGAGTTCGAGCCCAGGGAGGTGCTCGCCCGCGTGCTGCAGCGCTTTGAACGGCGCGGCATTCGCCCGGTGGTGGCGTTCGAGCTGGAGTTCTACCTGCTCGACCGGGCACTCAAGCAGGGGCTGCCGCAGTTCCCCCGCGACCCGTTCAGCGATGACCCCGACGACCAGCCCAACATGCACATCGAACGGCTGTCGCGGTTCAGCGACGTGCTGCGCGACATGGTCGATACCGCCAACGCGCAAGGGGTCGACGCCAACGTCATCACCGCCGAGCTGGGTCCTGGCCAGTTCGAGATCAACTTCGGCCACTGCGACGACGGCCTGCGCGCCGCCGACTGGGCTGCCTTGTTCTGCCGCAGTACGCGTGGCGTTGCGCTCAAGCACGGGCTGCGTGCCTCGTTCATGAGCAAACCTTACCTGCAAGCGCCGGGCAGTGGCATGCACGTACACGTCAGCCTGTACGACATGGCCGGCCACAACCTGCTGGCGGCCGACCAGCAGCGCCCGCTGCGCCATGCCGTGGCCGGTTGCCTGGCCTTGCTGCCGCACTGCATGCCGATATTCGCCGCCAACCACAATGCCTTTCGCCGGTACGGTGCCATGGTCAATGCCGCCAGCCGCGCCAGCTGGGGCTTTGAAGACCGTGATGCGTGCATCCGCATCCCGGAATCGGATGCGCGCAACGTGCGTATCGAACACCGGCTGGCGGGTGCCGATGCCAATCCCTACCTGGTGCTGGCAGCGATCTTGTGCGGGATGGAGCATGGACTGGATGCCGCGCAAGAGCCGATCGCGCCGCTCAATGAAGATCGCGCCAGCGGGGTCGACTTTCCCAAGGAAATGCTTGGCGCAGTCGCAGCCATGCGTGGGCACCCGGCCGTGAATGAAGGGCTGGGGGAAGAGTTCGTGATGGTGTATTGCGAGAACAAGCGCCAGGACCATCTCGCGTTCATGCAGGAGGTCAGTGCCCGGGAGTACCGGTGGTTCCTTTGA
- a CDS encoding helix-turn-helix domain-containing protein: MSEDAQGLALLIRGLRKHRGLTLGELAIKVKRSLGFLSQVERGLSQPTVADLTAISEALHVPTTYFYQASQPRELDWVTRPGERRTIYYAEGISDVLVSPTLNGSFAMLESHLAPGASSGEGHLDDSAEQGGFVLEGALTLWLDGHPDAVTLGPNDSFQLPAHSHFRYANLTDQTTRVLWVFR, encoded by the coding sequence ATGTCTGAAGACGCCCAGGGCCTGGCCCTGCTGATTCGTGGCCTGCGCAAGCACCGCGGGCTGACGCTCGGCGAGTTGGCGATCAAGGTCAAGCGCTCGCTGGGCTTTCTCTCCCAGGTCGAACGCGGCCTGTCGCAGCCGACCGTAGCCGACCTCACTGCGATCAGCGAGGCGCTGCACGTACCCACCACCTATTTCTACCAAGCCAGCCAGCCGCGCGAACTCGACTGGGTCACCCGCCCCGGTGAAAGGCGCACGATCTACTACGCCGAAGGCATCAGCGATGTGCTGGTCTCGCCGACCCTCAACGGCAGCTTTGCCATGCTCGAAAGCCACCTGGCGCCCGGCGCCAGCAGTGGCGAGGGGCATCTGGACGACAGCGCCGAACAAGGCGGTTTCGTCCTTGAAGGCGCGCTGACCCTATGGCTGGATGGCCACCCGGACGCCGTCACACTCGGCCCCAATGACAGCTTCCAGCTCCCTGCGCACAGTCATTTCCGCTACGCCAACCTGACCGACCAGACGACCCGTGTCCTCTGGGTATTCCGATGA
- a CDS encoding NAD(P)/FAD-dependent oxidoreductase gives MFKQSAQHVASYYACTYPASIPLRPTLQGRHDTDVIIIGAGFSGLHTALRLALAGKRVTLLEASRVAWAASGRNGGQALLGWSCDMPPIEKALGVERSRRLWDSMCWAADEMRELPQRHGFDIDYRVGSLWTSVLPRRVRMLEHALHDAEQKWGYDALRLIGRDELPQWIDSPRYQAALYDARGAHLNPLKLAQGLASVIEAAGGQIFEQSQVIGYQQSANGYVARTDHGEVHGDVLVLACNAYIDRLDRNLSRRLLPVGSYQVATAPLDADFARSLLPRNSCVIDNQFVPDYFRLTPDHRLLFGGGCTYLGGIPKDVASATRPYLERVFPQLAGVTIDYAWGGHIDCSIQRTPDIGRDAQRYWLQGFSGHGVLPTLAAARAVSDAILGDDDLLALYQGIDNGRFPGGDLLAAPLEAAAKAWYRMRDHV, from the coding sequence ATGTTCAAGCAATCCGCCCAGCACGTCGCCAGTTATTACGCCTGCACCTACCCTGCCAGCATTCCCCTGCGCCCTACCCTGCAAGGCCGGCACGACACCGACGTGATCATCATCGGCGCCGGCTTCAGCGGCCTGCACACTGCCCTGCGCCTGGCCCTGGCCGGCAAGCGTGTGACCCTGCTGGAAGCCAGCAGGGTGGCCTGGGCCGCATCCGGTCGTAACGGTGGCCAGGCGCTACTGGGCTGGTCGTGCGACATGCCGCCCATCGAGAAGGCCTTGGGAGTGGAGCGCAGCCGACGCCTCTGGGACAGCATGTGCTGGGCTGCCGACGAAATGCGTGAATTGCCGCAACGGCACGGCTTCGATATCGATTATCGGGTCGGCAGCCTCTGGACATCGGTGCTGCCACGCCGGGTGAGAATGCTGGAACACGCCCTGCATGATGCCGAACAGAAATGGGGCTACGATGCCCTGCGCCTGATCGGCCGTGACGAGTTGCCCCAGTGGATCGACAGCCCGCGCTACCAGGCTGCCTTGTACGACGCCAGGGGCGCGCACCTCAACCCGCTGAAACTGGCCCAGGGCCTGGCCAGCGTGATCGAGGCTGCCGGCGGGCAGATCTTCGAGCAAAGCCAGGTAATCGGATACCAGCAGAGCGCCAATGGCTATGTTGCCCGCACCGACCATGGCGAAGTGCACGGTGATGTGCTGGTGCTGGCCTGCAACGCCTACATCGACCGCCTTGACCGCAACCTGTCGCGCCGGCTGCTACCGGTCGGTTCCTATCAAGTGGCAACCGCGCCACTGGACGCGGATTTCGCCCGGTCGCTGCTGCCACGCAACAGTTGCGTGATCGACAACCAGTTCGTACCGGACTATTTCCGCCTCACCCCTGATCACCGCCTGCTGTTCGGCGGCGGCTGCACCTACCTGGGCGGTATTCCCAAGGACGTGGCCAGCGCCACCCGCCCGTACCTTGAGCGTGTTTTCCCACAACTGGCGGGCGTTACCATCGACTATGCCTGGGGCGGGCATATCGACTGCAGCATCCAGCGCACCCCGGACATTGGCCGCGACGCCCAGCGCTACTGGCTGCAGGGCTTTTCCGGCCATGGCGTACTGCCAACCCTGGCAGCAGCACGCGCGGTCAGCGACGCGATCCTGGGCGACGACGACCTGCTGGCGTTGTACCAGGGCATCGACAATGGTCGCTTCCCGGGCGGTGACCTGTTGGCTGCCCCGCTGGAGGCCGCGGCCAAAGCCTGGTACCGGATGCGCGATCATGTCTGA
- a CDS encoding LysR substrate-binding domain-containing protein encodes MRRLPSLTALRTFECAARHGHFGRAAAELCVTDSAVSHQIRQLEEQLGVTLFERIGRQVRPSAEAERLLHHLQQAFELIGKACDELRDPASQAVLRVAVTAELAQKWLVARLADFSGRYPHITLHLLEQPIAAGAPALDVDLAITYGTSTLDASTHFVRPLPLLQFFPVCSPGLFNQGGLKRPRDLVRHCLLHDDQDGRTWTTWLATHADDALPTRQLYFPHAALALEAALLGQGVAMGDNLTCQSDLQSGRLVRPFGASVTAQGQYALVCERLRLERAAVAHFIEWFIEQLGDS; translated from the coding sequence ATGCGCCGCCTGCCTTCCCTGACTGCCCTGCGCACGTTCGAGTGCGCCGCCCGCCACGGCCACTTCGGCCGTGCCGCCGCCGAACTGTGTGTCACCGACAGCGCGGTAAGCCACCAGATCCGCCAGCTCGAGGAGCAGCTTGGGGTCACGCTGTTCGAACGCATTGGCCGCCAGGTGCGGCCCAGCGCCGAGGCCGAGCGGCTGTTGCATCACCTGCAGCAGGCCTTCGAACTGATCGGCAAGGCCTGTGACGAACTGCGCGACCCGGCATCGCAGGCGGTGCTGCGGGTGGCGGTGACTGCCGAGCTTGCGCAGAAATGGCTGGTGGCGCGGCTCGCCGACTTCAGTGGCCGTTACCCGCACATCACTCTGCACCTGCTCGAGCAACCCATCGCCGCAGGAGCCCCGGCGCTGGATGTCGACCTGGCCATCACCTATGGCACCAGCACACTCGACGCCAGTACCCACTTCGTCAGGCCCTTGCCGCTGCTGCAATTCTTCCCGGTGTGCAGCCCAGGCCTGTTCAACCAGGGCGGCCTGAAGCGCCCGCGCGACCTGGTGCGCCACTGCCTGTTGCACGACGATCAGGATGGCCGGACCTGGACCACCTGGCTGGCTACCCATGCCGACGATGCCTTGCCCACTCGCCAGCTGTACTTCCCGCATGCGGCCCTGGCGCTGGAGGCGGCGCTGCTTGGGCAGGGCGTGGCCATGGGGGACAACCTGACCTGCCAGAGCGATTTGCAAAGCGGCAGGCTGGTGCGGCCTTTCGGTGCCAGTGTCACCGCGCAGGGGCAATACGCACTGGTGTGCGAGCGGTTGCGCCTGGAGCGTGCTGCGGTGGCGCACTTCATCGAATGGTTCATTGAACAGTTGGGTGATAGCTGA